The proteins below are encoded in one region of Vicinamibacteria bacterium:
- the metG gene encoding methionine--tRNA ligase subunit beta, whose protein sequence is MDRITIDDFMKVDLRVARVISASEIEGADRLLRLEVELGGEVRQLVAGIKATYTPGELAGKYIVVVANLEPAKLRGVESQGMLLAATTDAGPVIATFDRPVTSGSRVK, encoded by the coding sequence GTGGATCGGATCACGATCGATGATTTCATGAAGGTCGACTTGAGGGTGGCAAGAGTCATCTCGGCTTCCGAGATCGAGGGGGCCGACCGACTTCTGAGGCTCGAGGTCGAGCTCGGTGGCGAGGTACGTCAGCTCGTCGCGGGCATCAAGGCGACCTATACACCCGGTGAGCTCGCCGGCAAGTACATCGTCGTCGTCGCGAATCTGGAGCCCGCCAAGCTTCGGGGAGTGGAGTCCCAGGGGATGCTGCTCGCGGCAACGACGGATGCGGGACCGGTCATCGCGACTTTCGACCGGCCGGTCACCTCGGGAAGCCGCGTCAAGTAG